A portion of the Eubacterium maltosivorans genome contains these proteins:
- a CDS encoding HAD-IA family hydrolase: protein MDYEAYLFDFDYTLANSEKGIVMCFKHVFERNGFKGIEDDAIKKTIGLTLEEAFMLLTGIKDRETIAGYRKQYVEKSDEVMVANTKLFPETLPMLRKLKEKGAKTGIISTKYRYRIESTISLYGLDELIDLIIGGEDVETAKPSPEGVRKALERLKCCREKALYIGDSLVDARTAENAGVYFAAVTTGTTTAADFEASPHVKIMENLSELVN from the coding sequence ATGGATTACGAAGCGTATCTTTTTGATTTCGATTATACACTGGCAAATTCGGAAAAGGGGATTGTCATGTGTTTTAAGCATGTTTTTGAGCGCAATGGTTTTAAAGGGATAGAGGACGACGCCATTAAGAAAACCATCGGCTTAACCCTGGAGGAGGCGTTTATGCTCCTGACAGGCATTAAGGACCGGGAGACCATTGCCGGCTACCGAAAACAGTATGTTGAGAAATCAGACGAAGTGATGGTGGCAAACACCAAACTGTTCCCTGAAACGCTGCCCATGCTTCGAAAGCTGAAGGAAAAGGGCGCGAAAACAGGTATTATCTCCACGAAATACCGCTACCGGATCGAGAGCACCATCAGCCTTTATGGTTTAGATGAACTGATTGACCTGATTATCGGCGGAGAGGATGTGGAAACAGCCAAACCAAGCCCGGAAGGGGTTCGGAAAGCGCTGGAAAGGCTGAAATGCTGCAGAGAAAAAGCGCTCTACATTGGCGACAGTCTGGTGGATGCTCGAACAGCCGAAAATGCCGGGGTGTATTTTGCGGCTGTGACCACTGGCACAACCACCGCCGCGGATTTTGAAGCGTCGCCTCACGTGAAGATTATGGAAAATTTGTCAGAGCTTGTAAATTAA
- a CDS encoding amidohydrolase family protein yields MFGECHAHMIMDGVSFREAAAKHRNGPDEALIRQVLSAYQKQGVLFIRDGGDNLGVSRLAADLAPEYGIDYRTPVFAIHHRGYYGGIVGYAYDSLKEYAQLVQGARAQRCDFIKIMTAGIMDFDHEGRLSCPGLPKQEVSEMVHIAHSEGYSVMTHVNGADHIKVALEAGVDSIEHGNFMDAECLSLLKETGAVWCPTIAVTGNIIGSGRYDDTVLASIHNRQLANIQRAFSFGAAVALGSDAGAFCVPHPQGILDEYEYFKQAVPDQAFLDARLAEAEVTVRERFKAGNVIMEN; encoded by the coding sequence ATGTTTGGAGAATGCCACGCCCACATGATCATGGATGGAGTATCTTTCCGGGAAGCCGCGGCAAAACACAGAAATGGCCCGGACGAAGCCCTGATCCGGCAGGTCTTGTCGGCCTATCAAAAACAGGGCGTCCTCTTTATCCGCGATGGCGGCGATAACCTTGGCGTTTCACGCCTGGCTGCTGACCTTGCGCCAGAATACGGTATCGACTACCGCACTCCGGTATTCGCCATCCACCATCGGGGATACTACGGCGGAATTGTCGGCTATGCCTATGACAGTCTGAAAGAATATGCCCAGCTGGTTCAGGGAGCCCGGGCTCAGCGGTGTGATTTTATTAAAATTATGACGGCCGGCATCATGGATTTTGATCATGAAGGCCGCTTAAGCTGCCCGGGACTTCCAAAGCAGGAGGTCTCCGAAATGGTCCACATCGCCCATTCTGAAGGCTATTCCGTCATGACACATGTCAACGGCGCCGATCATATAAAAGTCGCTCTGGAGGCCGGTGTGGACAGTATTGAACATGGTAATTTCATGGATGCGGAGTGCCTTTCTCTTCTGAAAGAAACCGGGGCAGTCTGGTGCCCTACCATTGCCGTAACTGGTAATATCATCGGCAGCGGACGGTATGACGACACTGTTCTGGCAAGCATCCACAATCGGCAGCTCGCCAATATCCAGAGAGCCTTCAGCTTCGGGGCCGCCGTAGCCCTCGGCAGTGACGCCGGAGCCTTCTGTGTGCCGCACCCACAGGGGATTTTGGATGAGTATGAATATTTCAAGCAGGCAGTACCTGACCAGGCCTTTCTGGACGCCCGGCTTGCAGAGGCAGAGGTAACGGTGCGGGAAAGGTTTAAGGCGGGAAACGTTATAATGGAAAATTGA